The genomic interval catATTTCACTCCACAGGCTCCTGGCAGAGCTGGAGGCTGCCTCTCTTAAGGAGCATTCTCAGTCTTGCCAGCTCTACCCACCTCAACTTCTTTTCCCAAGCTGTTTGTCCCTTCTCTTACTAACCTCTGCAACTGCAAGGCCCCTTCTGTTGGAAGACAAACCTCCCTGCAGAAGGCACTGGAGTTGGGTTAGGAGGGATGACAAGGTTGCTGCCGGTCACTTGCAGCTCCTGCATGGCATGCGGATCTAGAAGATCTGTGTGTGCAGACGTCTCGGTATGCTATGGTCTTCTCTGCTCCCCTCAGGTGACAAGTACTGAAGCTATAGGTTGACTAAGGTTGGTTGAAAAGAACTCTCCCATGAGTACAGCCTTTGCATGGGCCCAGGCAAGGGCTCCTGAGAGGGTTCTGGCCTCAGACCTGGGAGCCGTGACATGGCAGCTGGCTGTGTAGCCATAGGCAGAATTCAGGGGCTGGTGGGAGGGTGGGCCAATCTGTCTATCCAACTCGGGCCTGATGAACTGCTAAGCAGATTCACGGTTGGGGGAACATGGTTTCTTCTAGGATGGGGCTCCTAGAAGCTGGGCTGCTCGCTGCAGTACCTTATGCAGCGCCTGCTTGACCTCCTGGTTCCGAAGGCAGTAGATGATGGGATTGATTAGGGGTGTGAGCACTGTGTAGACAACAGACACAAGCTTGTTATAGTCGAAAGAGTAGAGGGCACGGGGCCGGGCATAGATGAAGAGAGAGGCCGAGTAGAAGATGACCACCACGGCCAGGTGCGAGGCGCAGGTGGAGAAGGCCTTCTGCCTGCCACCAGCGGAGGGCATGCTCAGCACCGTGCTGAGGATGGCCATGTACGAGAAGACAGTCAACAGCAGCGGCCCCAGCAGGATGAGCAGCGCCAGGAGGAAGTCCACAAGCTCTGCAATCGACATGTCAGAGCAGGCGAGGTTGAGAAGCGGGGACACATCGCAGAAGAAGTGGTTCATGATGTTGGGGCCACAGTAGCCTAGACGAGAAATGAAGAAGACCTTCCCCAGGGAAATGGTGAAGCCAGACAACCAGGAGCCACCAGCCAGGATGCTGCAGAGACCGGGGCTCATGATGACTGGGTAGCGAAGTGGGTTGCAGACTGCCACATAGCGGTCGTAGGCCATGACACCCAACAGCGCACACTCGGTGCAGGCCAGTGCCAAGAAGAAGTAGAGTTGGGCCATGCAGCCTGTGAAGGAGATGTGCTGGAACTTGGGTGAGACCAGACTGAGCAGCATCTTGGGCACTGTGACAGAGATGTACCATATCTCAAGGAAGGACAGGTTGCTGAGGAAGAGGTACATAGGCTTGTGCAGTGAGGGGCTGGCACGAATGACTGTGATGATGACCAAGTTCTCTGTGACAGTCAGCATGTAAGCCAGCAGGAACAGTCCTAGAAGGCTTATGTGAAGTCCCAGGGAGCCTGAGAATCCTACAAGGATGAACTCAGTCACATCTGAGCTGTTCTTCCTGGCAAACATGGTGGCCAAGACTCCACCTGAGGGAGCCAAGGGGGAAGAATTAGGTATGGGTGAGGCCACCAGCCCTGTGAACTGAGTTCTCTTGAGTACAGAAGAGACCTCATCCTCATATAACACAGCTTGCTATCCCTGCAGCCTGCAGCTCGGCTCACACTGGGTGTGGCACCCAGGCTTATTACTTAGGGCTTGCAATCTCGCTCAGTACATATCAGACAAATGCTGTCCATCCTGAAGTACATATCCTAGAAATAACACTTGGGATGGCAGCCTAGGACCCTCTCCAGCTCCAGGTTGGCTTTTCGAGGCTCAGGCCACATCCCCCAAGTTAGGGA from Arvicanthis niloticus isolate mArvNil1 chromosome 1, mArvNil1.pat.X, whole genome shotgun sequence carries:
- the LOC117722394 gene encoding olfactory receptor 226-like, with the translated sequence MFARKNSSDVTEFILVGFSGSLGLHISLLGLFLLAYMLTVTENLVIITVIRASPSLHKPMYLFLSNLSFLEIWYISVTVPKMLLSLVSPKFQHISFTGCMAQLYFFLALACTECALLGVMAYDRYVAVCNPLRYPVIMSPGLCSILAGGSWLSGFTISLGKVFFISRLGYCGPNIMNHFFCDVSPLLNLACSDMSIAELVDFLLALLILLGPLLLTVFSYMAILSTVLSMPSAGGRQKAFSTCASHLAVVVIFYSASLFIYARPRALYSFDYNKLVSVVYTVLTPLINPIIYCLRNQEVKQALHKVLQRAAQLLGAPS